Genomic DNA from Desulfuromonas versatilis:
TCCTGCAGAGTACCGGCCTGATATTAATAGGTTAGCATCCTACCGAAGCTATGCAACCTGCCCGCCCTCCTCCCCCCCTACTGCAAGCCTACAACCCGAGGGGGTTGCCGTCCTTGAAACTGCGGTAGGTCACCACCCGGCGATGTCGGCCGCTTTTTTTGACCACGTACTTGGCGTAGCCGCCGGGCTCCTTGACGATGATCCGGCACTTCTCCTTGCCGCCTTCCATCGCCAGGCAGATCCGCCCTTTCTTGTTCACCCGCCAGGTCCCGGTCCTGATTTCCCCGTCCTGCCATTGATGCAGGGTCCCGTCGGCCAGGTAGTAAGTCTGGCTGAGCCGGCCCGCGCCGGTCACCGACTCCACCGTCTTCTCCGCAAAAAGCGCCCGCACCTGGTCGACCTTGAGTGTGCCGGCAGGCAGCGCCACAGCGGCCTTGGAAGGGGCTTTTTTTGCGGGAAGGGCGCAGCCGAAGAGCAACAGGGCGAACGCCAGCGGGAGCAACAGTTTCGCGGATCGCATGGGGGACCTCCTCAAGAGAAAAAAGTTAAGGGCGAGAGGAAACACAGCTGAATTTTCATGATACGAAGTAATTTAACCGTTCCAGCCGGTCTTGCAACGGCGCTTGAACGAAAGACGGACACCGCCGCCGGTCGCTCGATGCAGCGTCCGTTAATCGGATTTTTCTTGCGTCCAGGGCGCTCAGCCTTTATAGTGCGCGCCTTCTCGTGGGGGATTAAGACGCAC
This window encodes:
- a CDS encoding DUF995 domain-containing protein produces the protein MRSAKLLLPLAFALLLFGCALPAKKAPSKAAVALPAGTLKVDQVRALFAEKTVESVTGAGRLSQTYYLADGTLHQWQDGEIRTGTWRVNKKGRICLAMEGGKEKCRIIVKEPGGYAKYVVKKSGRHRRVVTYRSFKDGNPLGL